The following are encoded together in the Salvelinus fontinalis isolate EN_2023a chromosome 38, ASM2944872v1, whole genome shotgun sequence genome:
- the LOC129837623 gene encoding claudin-12-like yields the protein MSCRDIHATNAFSFIIAFISVGGIAVAALIPQWRVTRLVTFNKNAKNISVYDGLWAKCVKQDGYSGCYYYDSEWYSKVDQLDLRLLQFCLPTGLLFGSLALVLCMAGMSKTCCCSDKAETDIKSTRCLVNSAGCHLVAGMFLFLGGAIALAPSVWFLFRTKEMNIKYDRIFSDGFAVYVAIGCSGGLMLAALLMFMWYCMCKKLPSPFWLPLPTLPNSLSTQPLTANGYPPSPIYGPPQTFPPQGYVPTVMDAQPYAPSQGYPQSVAPLAQQPQQVYMSQMSAPDGYGSEVGQNQAYSYAPSQSYAPSQVGYAPSYVGHRYSTRSRMSGIEIDIPVLTQGL from the exons ATGTCGTGCCGGGACATCCACGCCACCAATGCCTTCTCCTTCATCATCGCCTTCATCTCCGTGGGCGGCATCGCTGTGGCGGCGCTGATCCCACAGTGGCGAGTGACACGACTTGTCACCTTCAACAAAAATGCCAAGAACATCAGCGTCTATGACGGCCTGTGGGCCAAGTGTGTGAAACAAGATGGCTACTCTGGCTGCTACTACTACGACTCAGAG TGGTATTCTAAAGTGGACCAGTTGGACCTGAGACTGCTCCAGTTCTGCCTGCCGACTGGGCTACTGTTTGGCTCCCTGGCCCTGGTGCTGTGTATGGCAGGCATGTCTAAGACCTGCTGCTGCTCTGATAAGGCTGAGACAGACATCAAGAGTACCCGCTGTCTGGTCAACAGCGCAGGCTGCCACCTAGTGGCCGGGAtgttcctgttcctgggaggTGCTATCGCCCTGGCGCCCTCCGTGTGGTTCCTGTTCCGGACCAAAGAGATGAACATCAAGTACGACCGCATCTTCTCAGACGGGTTCGCGGTCTACGTGGCCATCGGCTGTTCCGGTGGCCTCATGCTCGCCGCCCTGCTGATGTTCATGTGGTACTGCATGTGTAAGAAGCTACCCTCTCCCTTCTGGCTGCCTCTACCCACACTCCCTAActccctctccacccagcccctcACAGCCAACGGGTACCCCCCCTCACCCATCTACGGACCCCCTCAGACCTTCCCTCCACAGGGGTATGTCCCCACTGTGATGGATGCCCAGCCCTACGCTCCCTCCCAGGGCTACCCTCAGAGCGTAGCCCCACTGGCCCAGCAGCCCCAGCAGGTCTATATGTCCCAGATGTCAGCCCCAGATGGGTATGGGTCAGAGGTGGGGCAGAACCAGGCTTACAGCTATGCCCCGTCCCAGAGTTATGCCCCGTCTCAGGTGGGCTACGCCCCCAGCTACGTAGGCCACCGCTACTCCACACGCTCACGCATGTCTGGCATAGAGATAGACATCCCTGTTCTAACACAAGGCCTCTGA